The following coding sequences lie in one Monomorium pharaonis isolate MP-MQ-018 chromosome 1, ASM1337386v2, whole genome shotgun sequence genomic window:
- the LOC118647414 gene encoding uncharacterized protein LOC118647414 — protein MNSLQLRAALQNIPCDTAGVYAADEIPTVWSKPAGIIANTDDHTKPGTHWIAMYVGRDGVGHYFDSYGLPPIIPQHLKRLRRNCKILFYNPQQFQSNTSDVCGQFCVMFVHLMCTGFGMHRFRDIFSNDLSRNDKIVRNYYNTYMTHQQSYISNKNQFIGRGMSHSGCASQTQSCYSRK, from the coding sequence ATGAATAGTTTGCAACTGCGAGCAGCTTTACAAAATATTCCTTGTGACACCGCCGGTGTTTACGCGGCGGATGAAATACCAACTGTTTGGAGTAAACCTGCAGGAATTATTGCTAATACCGATGATCACACAAAACCCGGAACACACTGGATCGCTATGTACGTCGGAAGAGACGGCGTTGGCCACTATTTCGACAGCTACGGATTACCACCCATCATCCCTCAGCATCTCAAACGGCTTAGAAGAAACTGCAAAATCTTATTCTACAACCCTCAACAATTTCAAAGTAATACCTCTGACGTGTGTGGACAATTTTGTGTTATGTTTGTGCATCTTATGTGTACTGGTTTTGGTATGCATCGATTTCGTGATATCTTTTCGAACGATTTATCACGAAATGATAAAATAGTTCGCAATTATTATAACACGTATATGACACACCAACAatcttatatttcaaataaaaatcaatttataggTCGTGGTATGTCTCATTCAGGTTGTGCGTCACAAACACAAAGTTGTTATTcgcgaaaataa